A portion of the Paenibacillus hamazuiensis genome contains these proteins:
- a CDS encoding ABC transporter substrate-binding protein: MRKPMLTGISIMMALGFTTACGSNQAGNEARNNHDETRQKDDPEPVTLKMYTFQNFTSEEMLNDSILEPLKKKYPYISVEVIRSQSGGMTLPDLLASGTTPDLVNGWQAEIKTLENYHLVGDMAPLAKQHHIDLDRFEPVALGAIKALSDKGELYGIPYNQQFNALYYNKDIFDKFGVPYPKDGMTWEDAIELGKQVSRQENGIQYRGLAYEHASRLSSPLSPNIVDPKTEKANVNNDTWRKVFQLGKDILTIPNNMPPKVDSGDTDAFWKNKTVAMYATINMLENSKGAMEKGLNLGVAQYPSYKELPDTYGYLDAHFIVVTPQSKNKDAAMKVVEVMTSDEVQLKIARKYGKMSPLKNPDIKKQLAADMPHLKGIDLQSIFKSKPAAGMNLSKYYIDARRRLMAEYVNFANGASDLNTALRNAEESINKFIATEQAKEK; the protein is encoded by the coding sequence ATGAGGAAACCAATGTTGACGGGGATCTCCATCATGATGGCGCTTGGTTTTACCACGGCGTGCGGTTCGAATCAGGCGGGGAATGAGGCCCGGAACAACCACGATGAAACAAGGCAAAAGGACGATCCGGAGCCCGTTACTTTAAAGATGTACACTTTCCAGAATTTCACCAGCGAAGAGATGCTGAACGATTCTATTTTGGAACCGCTTAAGAAAAAATATCCCTACATTTCCGTAGAGGTGATTCGGTCGCAATCGGGCGGAATGACTCTTCCCGATTTGCTCGCATCCGGCACGACGCCTGATCTGGTCAACGGCTGGCAAGCGGAAATCAAAACGTTGGAAAACTATCACCTGGTCGGCGATATGGCCCCGCTGGCCAAGCAGCATCATATCGACCTCGACAGATTTGAACCGGTGGCTCTGGGTGCGATAAAAGCATTGTCCGATAAAGGAGAATTGTACGGCATCCCCTATAACCAGCAGTTTAACGCACTTTATTACAATAAAGATATCTTTGACAAATTCGGCGTCCCTTATCCGAAAGACGGCATGACCTGGGAAGATGCGATCGAGCTTGGAAAGCAGGTTTCGCGCCAGGAGAACGGGATTCAGTACCGCGGGCTCGCTTATGAACACGCTTCCCGCCTTTCTTCTCCGCTTTCGCCGAACATCGTCGACCCGAAGACCGAGAAGGCGAACGTAAATAATGATACGTGGCGCAAAGTTTTTCAGCTGGGCAAAGATATTCTTACCATCCCGAACAATATGCCGCCGAAGGTGGATTCGGGCGACACGGATGCCTTCTGGAAAAATAAGACGGTGGCCATGTATGCGACGATCAATATGCTGGAAAACTCGAAGGGGGCGATGGAAAAAGGATTGAATCTCGGCGTGGCTCAATATCCGAGCTATAAGGAGCTGCCGGATACTTACGGATATCTTGACGCTCATTTTATAGTGGTTACCCCGCAGAGCAAAAACAAGGACGCCGCCATGAAAGTCGTGGAAGTGATGACCTCCGACGAGGTCCAGCTGAAGATTGCACGGAAGTACGGCAAGATGTCGCCGCTCAAAAATCCTGACATCAAAAAGCAGCTGGCGGCGGATATGCCCCATCTGAAAGGAATCGATCTTCAGTCGATCTTCAAAAGCAAACCCGCCGCAGGCATGAACTTATCGAAGTATTATATCGATGCACGGAGGCGGTTGATGGCGGAGTATGTCAATTTCGCGAACGGAGCGTCGGACCTAAACACCGCTTTACGAAACGCGGAGGAATCGATTAACAAGTTTATCGCTACGGAACAGGCGAAGGAAAAATAG
- a CDS encoding FG-GAP-like repeat-containing protein: MRYFRIARYAIFVAMAVWFTGLPSPAQVSAAGSIVVLEGQGTNPLYEFGMAVGASGGNNKFIEADFDGDGDTDLVNRNTSNTGVQYWRNNGDGSFTELTGSGNPFLNVTFSGASANYFSALYLITGDFDGDGDVDVFNGNHQGSSALYRNEGETFAVLQGSGVNPLHAFGTAIGTGSFRAIAADFDGDGDTDLVNRNTNSTGVQYWRNNGDGTFTELTGTANPLAGVSFASNSSYFTAPLLAAGDFDGDGDVDIFNGNHGGAPAMYRNDGGNFTVLQGAGMNPLHEFGMAVGTTAGKFVAGDFDGDGWMDLANRNSANTGVQYWKNNGNGTFAELTGSGNPFASVSFTANVNYFFAGFLAVGDFDGDGDQDILNVNHGGTPALYRQSGSPPILTATVPNDDAVSVAASDPIQLTFNETIASGGPGVIEIRKYSDDSLVESIAGNSAQVTGFGSNVISLQHAAPLQNNTMYYILVNARAFFDSDGQTFAGISKKSQLNYTTRANSIRQYPVRSGAVPSGSYTLSVNGENIFVEKFGDVSFARFSFTGAAHFTVTANEAVSSFGISPQSYQIQGTSSGNRLSFSIDQPRTLIVSVNNLENLLLFADGLETAAPDIHDPNVINLADYLPAGRDEEAAVTGYLQEAIDDTSALNNGAGGTLLVPDGKYVTAQLKLKSNVHLYLQSGAWIKAVSDSSTANYPVQNGSDSSFLFIQNASHVKISGRGIIDGSGMAIKTLNNKANIKLLRTADVTDLQIEDVYFVDSARWTIHLLYAKDVVLKNIKLINDLRGGPDPANPNILLPTVTNTDGVDIDSSQNVTIDGAFIYTGDDAITPKVTGYLNLKRPTSGLQIKNNVLWSLKAAFKVGDETLMDIGDILFENNDIVRADRFVALWAGDASHIQNIDVINNRAEFIGGNYNERYFYFRIRLLNGNSRPGWIDQVRVKDFYVWNKAVQASTIEGYDSTHLVSNVTFDNIVIQGAQAGSKEDVPLDFKNTFYSNVVFQPSGMVYNGTQPPISTTFVEAEDMTLAGYTPEVQSVASGGKVIKVSGTGTAAMPFNGQIGTYDLKVHYFDENDGAATYRLFVNDVQVDAWTANQDLGSASVSDKSRTSRGVSAIPLRQGDIVKLEGTSNASEAARVDRLEFNLMTEPDPSIPPYLDSVRVSGTIPVLTAGGAGYDLNGLTVTGKDQFGSSYDLAGLPATWTVKTGTAFSSVNGTTLIPLSAGSGTVTLTVYGKMSNPVAFTVQASGEPRVLLVDRRGMTSGAYTSIAAAVASSPALKPGDVISLVPGSGPYHETVKIHASGAPGNPIIFEGNGELISGFTPFQFTQEANGQWTYALPAPIANTLPDGKSTTFRHLVAYNGQRLLLDQPSGQNAGIFTSDYAVLSSDGSKLILNPDKASPTSGWEISTLSNGVEIVTTDSYQTYRNLRVTGVQNDGFNIHGTGTGLVFENIEAFNNFDEGFSSHDSTNSTINGGEFWGNENGIYNQSRDTVTFAAYNVKVYNNIGYGVATQMGTNSFSNVQVWDNGISNLRVGGRVYTSNVVTYDSRWSQRPWVGYQESQNYKYNQEIKPYAYSEYVKADYPITKTGTAPTVLPASQLPPFKGAFDDWRHIYFSAADLSNSAISGPEADPDGDGLDNFAEYEAGLHPKVHDN, from the coding sequence ATGCGTTACTTTCGAATCGCCAGGTATGCTATTTTTGTCGCGATGGCCGTGTGGTTTACGGGTCTGCCGTCTCCCGCGCAAGTGTCGGCGGCCGGGAGCATTGTCGTTCTGGAAGGGCAAGGGACCAATCCGCTTTACGAGTTTGGCATGGCAGTCGGAGCTTCCGGCGGCAACAATAAGTTTATTGAAGCCGATTTTGACGGAGATGGAGATACGGATTTGGTGAACCGGAATACGTCCAACACCGGAGTACAGTATTGGAGAAATAATGGAGACGGTTCCTTTACGGAACTTACCGGCTCCGGCAACCCTTTTCTAAATGTGACGTTTTCCGGAGCTTCTGCGAACTACTTTAGCGCACTTTACTTGATCACAGGCGATTTTGACGGCGATGGAGATGTCGACGTATTTAACGGAAATCATCAAGGCTCGTCCGCTTTGTACCGAAATGAGGGAGAGACCTTCGCGGTTCTGCAAGGATCGGGGGTCAACCCACTCCATGCATTCGGAACGGCGATCGGTACAGGCAGCTTTCGGGCGATTGCAGCCGACTTTGACGGCGACGGGGATACCGATCTGGTGAACCGCAATACGAACAGCACCGGAGTACAGTATTGGAGAAACAACGGCGACGGTACGTTTACCGAATTGACCGGTACCGCAAATCCGCTCGCCGGCGTATCGTTTGCATCAAACAGCAGCTATTTCACGGCGCCGCTTTTAGCGGCGGGCGATTTCGACGGCGATGGGGACGTGGACATCTTCAACGGCAATCATGGCGGGGCTCCGGCTATGTACCGAAATGACGGAGGGAACTTTACGGTTTTGCAAGGTGCGGGAATGAATCCTCTCCACGAATTCGGTATGGCTGTAGGCACAACAGCCGGCAAATTTGTTGCGGGGGATTTTGACGGCGACGGATGGATGGATTTGGCAAACCGAAATTCCGCTAACACCGGGGTGCAGTATTGGAAAAATAACGGTAACGGCACTTTTGCCGAGCTTACAGGGAGCGGCAATCCTTTCGCGAGCGTATCGTTTACAGCCAATGTCAATTATTTTTTTGCCGGGTTTCTTGCGGTAGGCGATTTCGACGGTGACGGTGATCAGGATATCTTGAATGTAAATCATGGAGGTACTCCGGCCCTTTATCGGCAAAGCGGGTCGCCGCCAATACTTACGGCAACCGTTCCAAATGACGATGCGGTTTCCGTTGCTGCAAGCGATCCTATTCAATTGACGTTTAATGAAACGATCGCAAGCGGAGGTCCGGGGGTTATCGAGATTCGTAAATATAGTGACGATTCGCTTGTGGAATCCATTGCCGGAAATTCGGCTCAGGTCACCGGGTTCGGATCGAATGTCATCTCCCTTCAACATGCAGCTCCTCTGCAAAATAATACGATGTACTACATTCTCGTTAACGCCAGGGCATTCTTTGATTCGGATGGACAAACGTTTGCGGGGATATCGAAGAAATCGCAGTTGAATTATACCACCCGGGCCAATTCGATCCGGCAGTATCCCGTCAGGTCCGGTGCCGTACCGAGCGGCTCTTATACACTGTCGGTTAACGGGGAGAACATATTCGTTGAGAAGTTCGGCGATGTCAGCTTCGCCAGGTTTTCCTTTACAGGAGCGGCCCATTTCACAGTGACCGCGAACGAGGCGGTTTCCTCGTTTGGCATCAGTCCGCAAAGCTATCAAATCCAGGGAACCAGCAGCGGAAACCGTCTTTCTTTCTCCATCGATCAACCGAGAACGCTGATTGTAAGCGTAAACAATTTGGAGAACTTGCTTCTATTCGCCGATGGGCTTGAAACCGCCGCACCCGATATTCACGATCCGAACGTGATCAATTTGGCCGACTATTTACCGGCGGGCCGTGATGAAGAAGCGGCTGTCACCGGCTATTTGCAAGAAGCGATCGACGATACGTCCGCATTGAACAACGGAGCGGGGGGAACTCTGCTTGTTCCGGACGGGAAGTACGTGACGGCACAGCTCAAGCTGAAGAGCAACGTGCATCTTTATTTACAAAGCGGCGCCTGGATTAAAGCCGTGTCCGATTCCAGCACCGCGAATTATCCGGTCCAAAACGGTTCGGACTCCTCCTTCCTTTTCATACAAAACGCAAGTCATGTGAAAATTAGCGGCAGAGGGATAATTGACGGCAGCGGAATGGCGATCAAAACCTTGAACAACAAAGCGAATATCAAGCTTTTACGGACCGCAGATGTAACGGATTTGCAGATCGAGGACGTCTATTTCGTCGATTCGGCCCGATGGACGATTCATCTTCTTTACGCTAAAGATGTTGTCCTGAAAAATATAAAGCTGATCAACGATTTGAGAGGCGGTCCCGATCCGGCGAATCCGAATATTCTGCTTCCGACGGTGACCAACACCGACGGGGTGGATATCGATTCGTCGCAAAACGTAACCATTGACGGTGCGTTTATCTATACCGGCGACGACGCGATCACGCCTAAAGTCACGGGCTATTTGAACTTGAAAAGACCGACGTCCGGCTTACAGATCAAAAATAACGTATTATGGTCTTTGAAAGCCGCGTTTAAGGTAGGCGATGAGACGCTGATGGATATCGGCGATATCTTGTTCGAGAACAATGATATCGTTCGCGCCGACCGGTTCGTCGCCCTTTGGGCAGGAGATGCTAGCCATATTCAAAATATCGACGTGATCAATAATCGGGCCGAATTCATCGGCGGCAACTATAACGAACGCTACTTTTATTTCCGCATCCGGTTATTGAACGGGAATTCCAGGCCGGGGTGGATCGATCAGGTCCGAGTGAAGGACTTCTATGTTTGGAATAAAGCGGTTCAGGCTTCAACGATAGAAGGTTATGATTCCACCCACCTGGTCAGCAATGTCACCTTCGATAATATCGTCATACAAGGCGCGCAAGCGGGGAGCAAAGAGGATGTCCCTTTGGACTTCAAAAATACATTTTACAGCAACGTCGTATTCCAGCCGTCCGGCATGGTATACAACGGTACGCAGCCCCCGATTAGCACCACTTTCGTCGAAGCGGAGGACATGACGCTCGCCGGTTATACGCCTGAGGTTCAATCCGTGGCTTCCGGGGGAAAAGTGATTAAAGTGTCGGGCACAGGAACGGCTGCAATGCCATTTAATGGGCAAATCGGTACCTACGATCTGAAGGTGCACTATTTTGACGAAAATGACGGTGCCGCAACGTATCGATTGTTTGTTAACGATGTGCAAGTCGATGCGTGGACGGCCAATCAAGACTTGGGCTCGGCTTCCGTTTCGGACAAATCGAGAACCAGCAGAGGGGTATCGGCTATTCCGCTAAGACAGGGGGATATCGTCAAGCTGGAGGGCACATCGAATGCTTCCGAAGCGGCAAGGGTCGACCGTCTTGAATTTAATCTCATGACCGAGCCGGATCCGTCTATCCCGCCTTATCTTGACTCCGTCCGGGTAAGCGGGACCATACCCGTTCTTACCGCGGGCGGCGCAGGGTATGATTTGAACGGACTCACCGTCACCGGCAAGGATCAATTCGGCAGCTCCTATGACCTGGCCGGACTGCCTGCAACGTGGACGGTAAAAACAGGAACCGCGTTTTCCTCGGTGAACGGTACGACTTTGATTCCGCTCAGCGCAGGATCAGGAACAGTTACACTCACCGTTTACGGCAAGATGAGCAACCCGGTCGCTTTTACGGTGCAGGCAAGCGGCGAGCCCAGAGTATTGCTTGTGGACCGGCGGGGAATGACGAGCGGAGCGTACACTTCTATTGCCGCAGCCGTCGCCAGTTCTCCGGCACTCAAACCGGGAGACGTCATTTCCCTGGTACCGGGGAGCGGTCCATACCATGAAACGGTCAAAATACACGCGTCCGGCGCTCCCGGCAATCCGATTATATTTGAAGGGAACGGCGAGCTGATTAGCGGATTCACTCCGTTTCAGTTCACCCAGGAGGCGAACGGGCAGTGGACTTATGCGCTGCCGGCACCCATAGCGAACACGCTTCCGGACGGCAAATCCACCACGTTCCGTCATTTGGTAGCGTATAATGGTCAGCGGCTTTTACTGGATCAGCCGTCGGGACAAAATGCCGGGATATTCACAAGCGACTATGCGGTATTGTCTTCGGACGGCAGCAAGCTGATTTTGAACCCGGATAAAGCGTCGCCGACTTCGGGCTGGGAAATATCCACATTATCGAACGGAGTTGAAATCGTCACCACCGATTCTTACCAGACGTATCGCAATCTGCGGGTCACCGGGGTACAAAACGACGGTTTTAATATTCACGGTACCGGAACGGGGCTAGTGTTCGAAAACATCGAAGCTTTCAACAATTTCGATGAAGGGTTCTCCTCTCATGACAGTACAAATTCCACGATTAATGGTGGGGAGTTCTGGGGCAACGAGAACGGGATCTACAATCAGTCTCGAGACACCGTTACGTTTGCGGCGTATAATGTCAAAGTTTACAACAATATCGGTTACGGAGTGGCGACGCAGATGGGGACCAACTCCTTTTCCAACGTACAAGTCTGGGATAACGGCATCTCCAACCTTCGGGTGGGCGGCAGAGTCTATACGTCCAATGTGGTCACCTACGACAGCAGATGGTCGCAGCGCCCTTGGGTGGGATACCAGGAATCGCAGAACTATAAATATAACCAGGAAATAAAGCCGTACGCTTATTCCGAGTACGTCAAGGCGGATTACCCGATCACGAAAACCGGGACGGCACCGACCGTGCTGCCCGCCTCTCAGCTGCCTCCATTTAAAGGTGCGTTCGATGATTGGCGGCATATTTATTTCTCCGCTGCTGACCTAAGCAATTCTGCCATCAGCGGACCGGAGGCCGATCCGGATGGAGACGGGCTGGATAATTTCGCTGAATACGAGGCAGGACTCCATCCGAAAGTGCATGACAATTAG
- a CDS encoding zinc-dependent alcohol dehydrogenase → MKAGLYVGEKTVQSALIDKPIPGEGEALIRVAYAGICGTDMMVFSGKHPRAKAPLVMGHEFSGIIESIADHVSFKPGDRVTVEPYLTCGRCAACRAGQYHVCATLKCIGIDKNGGFSEYVAVPVDRLHHLPDNVSDDEAALVEPLAIAVHTVRRSNLKVGDSVAILGAGPIGLLIGLVAKQAGASEIFISDISPFRLQFAKELGFICVNAKETNIKEVVLARTDGIGADVVFEVAGTQSTAKQMVECIKFQGTIVVVSVYKQAPVVDLAAMHFREISLTTTRCANSNDFATAIQFMEKKLIDVRPLISHRLPIEQIKQGFGYMENTEISMKVLFHL, encoded by the coding sequence ATGAAAGCCGGACTGTACGTTGGTGAAAAAACAGTTCAATCAGCATTGATCGATAAACCAATACCAGGTGAAGGCGAGGCTCTGATTAGGGTAGCCTATGCCGGGATTTGCGGAACAGACATGATGGTCTTTTCGGGAAAGCATCCTCGCGCAAAAGCTCCGCTTGTGATGGGGCATGAGTTTAGCGGAATCATTGAATCCATTGCAGATCATGTGAGTTTCAAGCCAGGGGACCGGGTGACGGTGGAACCGTATTTGACCTGCGGGCGGTGCGCGGCGTGCCGTGCAGGTCAATATCATGTTTGCGCTACATTGAAGTGTATCGGCATTGATAAGAACGGGGGATTCAGTGAGTATGTAGCGGTCCCGGTGGATCGTCTTCATCATCTGCCTGACAATGTATCCGACGATGAGGCTGCATTAGTGGAACCGCTTGCGATAGCCGTGCATACAGTGCGCCGTTCTAATCTTAAGGTAGGAGACAGTGTAGCGATATTAGGAGCGGGACCCATTGGCTTGTTAATTGGATTGGTAGCAAAGCAGGCGGGGGCCAGTGAAATATTTATCTCGGACATAAGTCCATTTCGTTTGCAATTTGCTAAGGAACTGGGTTTTATTTGCGTTAATGCCAAAGAAACGAATATCAAGGAAGTCGTGCTTGCCCGAACTGATGGAATTGGAGCCGATGTCGTATTCGAAGTAGCGGGTACTCAGAGCACGGCTAAGCAGATGGTTGAATGCATCAAATTTCAAGGGACGATTGTCGTAGTAAGCGTATACAAACAAGCGCCGGTTGTTGATTTGGCCGCGATGCATTTCAGGGAGATATCTTTGACGACGACTAGATGTGCTAATTCGAACGATTTTGCCACAGCCATTCAATTTATGGAAAAAAAGCTCATTGATGTACGTCCCTTGATATCTCACAGGTTGCCGATCGAACAGATCAAGCAAGGTTTCGGATATATGGAGAATACGGAAATTTCGATGAAAGTTTTATTTCACCTATAA
- a CDS encoding glucose 1-dehydrogenase — MLLSLKGKVAAITGATRGIGRSVALGMAEAGADIALLQRSPEQENVKREIEQLGVRCVIIPCDISNSQQVKEAVPKVVEKLGQIDIMVNNAGIQRRSPAVDFSEEDWDEVLQANLKAVWILCQQAGRYMVVQKSGKIINIASLVSYQGGIFVPAYASAKGGVAQLTKALANEWSSQGVNVNAIVPGYIATDMNEALMKDPVRSRQILERIPAGRWGKPDDFKGPAVFLASDAAQYIHGHLLAVDGGWLGR; from the coding sequence ATGTTATTGAGCTTAAAAGGCAAAGTGGCTGCCATCACCGGAGCTACTCGCGGTATTGGACGTTCCGTCGCACTCGGTATGGCAGAAGCGGGAGCGGATATTGCGCTGCTTCAACGTTCCCCGGAGCAAGAAAACGTGAAGCGGGAGATAGAACAATTGGGCGTGAGATGCGTCATAATTCCATGTGATATAAGTAATTCGCAGCAAGTTAAAGAAGCGGTGCCGAAGGTAGTGGAAAAGCTCGGCCAAATCGATATTATGGTTAATAATGCCGGTATCCAGCGCCGCTCGCCGGCCGTTGATTTTTCCGAAGAAGATTGGGATGAAGTGCTGCAGGCCAACCTGAAGGCCGTATGGATACTTTGTCAGCAGGCGGGCAGATATATGGTTGTGCAAAAAAGCGGGAAAATTATTAATATCGCATCGCTGGTTTCTTATCAAGGAGGAATTTTCGTCCCTGCATATGCATCCGCGAAAGGCGGGGTTGCGCAATTAACGAAAGCATTGGCCAACGAATGGTCTTCGCAAGGGGTTAATGTAAATGCCATCGTGCCGGGTTACATAGCTACCGATATGAATGAGGCGCTGATGAAAGACCCCGTTCGAAGCAGGCAGATTTTGGAGAGAATCCCTGCGGGCAGATGGGGGAAGCCGGACGATTTCAAAGGGCCTGCCGTATTCCTTGCATCCGATGCGGCACAATATATTCATGGCCATTTGCTGGCCGTTGACGGAGGCTGGTTGGGACGATAA
- a CDS encoding FadR/GntR family transcriptional regulator — translation MSIKSIQKNNIVNSVFEQMNEHIRSGKWKVGSKIPSESKLCEMFQVSRVSVRSAIQKLRDMGVVVTHQGRGTFVSEMLNDFHFMDSGPIMHLSEKEFLDMLVFRQTVEFKSMELAAQNATEDDFKEIENILNVMINNRNNYKKYTEADFEFHLAIAKASKNEVFHKVTKGIKELYIFYLGELNRVFGVTIESIEVHINLYRLLQKRDSAAAQQILKEAMEDNIPKFKQLLKSNS, via the coding sequence ATGAGCATTAAATCCATTCAGAAAAATAATATCGTAAACAGCGTCTTTGAACAAATGAATGAACATATTCGCAGCGGGAAATGGAAGGTAGGCAGCAAAATTCCATCGGAAAGCAAACTTTGCGAAATGTTCCAGGTAAGTCGGGTCAGCGTAAGAAGCGCTATTCAAAAGCTGCGCGATATGGGAGTTGTAGTCACTCATCAGGGCAGAGGAACGTTCGTATCGGAGATGCTGAACGACTTTCATTTTATGGATTCCGGGCCTATCATGCACCTGAGCGAGAAGGAATTTTTGGATATGCTGGTATTCCGTCAGACCGTGGAGTTCAAAAGCATGGAGCTTGCGGCGCAGAACGCGACGGAAGACGATTTTAAAGAGATTGAGAACATTTTAAATGTGATGATAAATAACCGTAATAATTATAAAAAGTATACGGAAGCCGATTTTGAGTTTCACCTTGCTATCGCCAAAGCCTCGAAGAATGAAGTCTTCCATAAAGTAACCAAAGGGATCAAAGAACTGTATATTTTTTATCTAGGGGAATTAAATCGGGTTTTTGGTGTGACTATCGAAAGTATCGAAGTGCATATTAACTTGTACAGATTGCTTCAGAAGCGCGACAGTGCCGCGGCGCAGCAAATATTGAAAGAAGCCATGGAAGACAATATTCCCAAATTTAAGCAACTGTTGAAATCAAATAGTTAA
- a CDS encoding enolase C-terminal domain-like protein, which produces MNNVRIENVKVILTAPGGIDLVVVKIETNKQGLYGLGCATFTQRIYAVKSAIEHYLKPFLVGKDPSRIEDIWHSANVSGYWRNGPIMNNALSGVDMALWDLKGKIAELPVYELLGGKCRDGVALYRHVDGSDETQVEQNARRLMDEGYQYLRVQMGMYGGSGTEDTRLIASVISRATNIQAKRSPENRQEGVYFDPEAYAKSIEHLFAHLRSKLGYNIELIHDVHERVAPIEAVRLAKKLEPYHLFYLEDPTSPENLDWIEMIRQQTSTPIAMGELFTNVNEWKPLISNRHIDFIRAHVSAIGGITPAKKLAIFGEFYGVRTAWHGPGDISPVGVAANLHLSISTPNFGIQEWTPLNEQLHTVFPGCPIVRNGYAYVNDRPGLGIDIIEEEAANYPVQGTIPTWTLARTPDGTSAKP; this is translated from the coding sequence ATGAACAATGTAAGGATTGAGAATGTAAAAGTGATTTTAACAGCCCCCGGCGGGATTGATTTGGTTGTTGTGAAAATCGAGACGAACAAACAAGGATTGTACGGACTTGGCTGTGCGACATTTACACAAAGAATTTACGCAGTGAAATCGGCAATAGAGCATTATTTAAAGCCATTCTTAGTCGGCAAGGATCCGTCCAGAATAGAAGATATATGGCACAGCGCAAATGTAAGCGGTTACTGGAGGAATGGGCCGATTATGAATAATGCCTTGTCGGGAGTCGATATGGCTTTATGGGACCTGAAGGGGAAAATAGCCGAGCTGCCGGTATATGAGTTGCTGGGAGGAAAATGCCGTGACGGGGTTGCACTCTACCGGCATGTGGACGGAAGCGATGAGACCCAAGTAGAGCAGAACGCAAGAAGGTTAATGGATGAGGGATATCAATACCTTCGGGTGCAAATGGGGATGTATGGCGGTTCCGGCACGGAGGATACTCGCCTTATTGCCAGTGTCATTTCTCGCGCGACGAATATTCAAGCGAAGCGTTCCCCGGAAAACAGACAGGAAGGAGTGTACTTCGACCCGGAAGCATACGCGAAAAGCATTGAGCATTTATTTGCTCATCTGCGCTCAAAGCTTGGTTACAATATTGAACTGATTCACGATGTTCATGAAAGAGTTGCACCCATCGAAGCGGTCCGATTGGCCAAAAAGCTCGAGCCGTATCATCTGTTCTATTTGGAGGATCCGACTTCCCCGGAGAATCTGGATTGGATAGAGATGATCCGGCAGCAGACCTCCACCCCTATCGCGATGGGCGAGCTGTTTACGAATGTGAACGAGTGGAAGCCTTTGATATCAAACCGCCATATTGACTTTATACGTGCTCATGTGAGCGCTATCGGCGGCATAACGCCGGCAAAGAAATTGGCGATTTTCGGGGAGTTCTACGGTGTCAGAACAGCTTGGCACGGGCCCGGAGATATTTCGCCGGTAGGCGTCGCGGCTAATCTGCATTTATCCATCAGCACGCCAAACTTCGGTATACAGGAATGGACACCGCTAAATGAGCAACTGCATACCGTATTCCCTGGGTGCCCAATAGTTCGGAATGGCTACGCCTATGTAAATGACCGTCCTGGACTCGGCATCGATATCATAGAGGAAGAAGCCGCTAACTATCCGGTTCAGGGAACGATACCAACTTGGACGCTCGCGCGAACACCGGACGGTACTTCGGCAAAACCGTAA